From Inquilinus sp. Marseille-Q2685:
CCGGATCGCCGAGATCGGCCGTGCCGCGGCGGCGCGGCTGCAGGACAGCGAGGCGGCACTGACCGAGCGGCTGACCCGGTTCCAGCGCGACATGGCTGCGGCGCAGAGCACCGAGGGCGGCGCCGAACCGTCGCGCCAGGCGATCGAGGATCTGCGCGCCAAGGTGGTCGGCACTCGGCAGGAGCTGCGCGAGGTCCGGCAGGCGCTGCGCGCCGATGTCGAGACGATCGAGAGAGCCTTGGTCTGGCTCAATGTCGCAGCCGTCCCGGCCGCAATCCTTCTTCTCACCTTCATGATCATGGCCATCCGACCATTCCGAAGGAGGCTTCGCATGTCAACCTAAGATATAATATTGACTCTTGATTATCTTGAGACTCGCGAATCAACATTCACGAGAATCATTATCTTTTGGATATATTTCAAATACAATTTGATTTATTCACAACAGAGTCTCATGATTGCAATAGTATTTCTGTAATATCCCCGACATCCGCTTGGCATTCTAGGGCGGACATCAGCGGCTGCCGCACTTCGCCAAGGCGCCGGGGCCGCTTCCGCACGGATCGTGCGAACCTTGATAGGGGGAAGACATGAGCCAGATCACGGGAACCGCGAATGATGATTTCCTGTTCGGCACCGCGGGTGACGACGTCATCAAGGGCCTCGGAGGCCACGACGCTCTCGACGGCGGCGCCGGCAACGACCTGCTGAATGGCGGCGACGGCGACGACTCGCTCTATGGCGGCGACGGCAACGATGCCCTGACCGGTGGCGCCGGTGCCGACACCATCGATACCGGTGCCGGAACCAATGTGGCCGATGGCGGCGCGGGCGACGATCTGATCGGCGGCGGCGAGGGCAGCGATGTCCTGCATGGCGGCGACGGCAACGATTCGATCACCGCCAACAGCGGCGATGACGTCGTGCTCGGGGGCGCCGGCCATGACCTGATCTCCGGCGATGAGGGCAGCGACGTGCTCGTCGGCGGCAGCGGCGACGACATCATCGACGGCGGCGATGGCAATGATGTCCTCACCGGCGGCGCCGGATACGATACCTTGACGGGCAACACCGGCGCCGACGCCTTCGTCTTCGCCGGGGTTTCTGAGAGCACGCCGGCGCTGGCCGACATCGTGGCCGACTTCAGCGCGGCCGATCACGACGTCATCAACCTGTCGGCAATCGACGCCAAGAGCACGGCCTGCGGCAACCAAGCCTTCAGCTTCATCGGCACCGACACCTTCTCGGGCAAGGCCGGGCAGCTGCGGATCGAGCAGGTCGACGCCGCGACCGCCCTGGTCCAGGGCGATGTGAACGGCGACAAGATCGCGGATTTCGCGATCGAGGTGCATGGGACCGAGTCACTGACGCTGACCGCCAGCGACTTCGTCCTCTAACGCATCATCGAACCGTCGAAGCGGGAGCACGGTTGCT
This genomic window contains:
- a CDS encoding calcium-binding protein; this encodes MSQITGTANDDFLFGTAGDDVIKGLGGHDALDGGAGNDLLNGGDGDDSLYGGDGNDALTGGAGADTIDTGAGTNVADGGAGDDLIGGGEGSDVLHGGDGNDSITANSGDDVVLGGAGHDLISGDEGSDVLVGGSGDDIIDGGDGNDVLTGGAGYDTLTGNTGADAFVFAGVSESTPALADIVADFSAADHDVINLSAIDAKSTACGNQAFSFIGTDTFSGKAGQLRIEQVDAATALVQGDVNGDKIADFAIEVHGTESLTLTASDFVL